The following is a genomic window from Anaerolineales bacterium.
CCAGGCATCGCCGAGGCCTGTGACGCCGCCCCCGGCCTGCTGGCGCTGGAACCTTCAGCCATCGAACTCATCCCGCAGGCGATGATTCGCCTGGCGCGCTCCGTGCCCGCCTATGCCAAACGCCTCGACTTCGTCAAAGGCGATCCCGAAGCTATTCTGATCATTGAATTCAGCGGTGACACTCTGGCAGAGGCGCAGGCCAAGCTGGCCCGCCTGGGGCCGGAGACGGTGCATGCCATCAGCCCCGAGCAGCAAGACCAGGTTTGGTCGGTGCGCAAAGTCGGTCTGGGCCTGCTCATGTCGCGTCCCGGCGACGCCAAGCCGCTGCCTTTTATCGAGGATGTGGCCGTGCCGGTCGAGCACCTGGGCCAGTTCGTGCGTGAGTTCCGCGCCGTGCTGGAGGCCAACGGCACCAGCGGTGATTTCTACGCCCATGCCTCGGCAGGCTGCTTGCATGTCCGCCCGCTGATCAACCTCAAGACCCTGCGCGGTCTGGAACAGATGCGTGCTATCACTCAAGGGGTGATGGCCGCCGCCAAACGCTACGGTGGGGCGATGAGCGGCGAACATGGCGACGGCCTCTCGCACGGTGAATGGCTCAAAGATACCTTCGAGCCGCAGATCATCCGCCTCTTCGACGACCTCAAGCGCACTGCTGACCCGCAGGGCCGCCTCAACCCCGGCAAGGCGCCAGACCCGCAGCCCATGCATGAGAACCTGCGTTTTGGGCCGGACTATCAGGCCGACCCGTGGCTGCCTGTGCTCGACTTCGGCGTCCAGGGTGGGCTGGGCGGCGCCATCGAGATGTGCAACGGTGCCGGCGTGTGCCGCAAAGACGGCGGCGTGATGTGCCCTTCGTTCCAGGCCACTCGCGAAGAGATGCACAGCACGCGCGGCCGCGGCAACCTGCTGCGCGCCATGATCAGCACCGGTCTACCGGACGCGGCCGATGCGCAGCGCGCCGCCCAACAGGCCGCGCATGCTGCCCTGGACCTGTGCCTGGAATGCAAGGGCTGCAAGGCCGAATGCCCCTCGGGCGTGGACATGGCCAAGCTCAAATACGACTTCCTGCACAACTATTACCAGACCCATCGCCGCCCGTTGCGTGATTACCTCTTCGCTTACATCGGCGAACTGGGCCGCCTGGCACGACCGTTTGCGCCGCTGGTCAACCTGCTCACCCACAGCGCGCCCGGCAAGTTCCTCGCCGAACGCTTGCTGGGCCTGGCCGCCCGCCGCAGCCTGCCGGTCTTCACCTGGCGGCGCGCCGAAGTTGCCTCGCTGTCCGCCGCCGAGGCGGATGTGCTGGTGCTCAGTGACCCCTTCAGTGACCTCTTCTATCCTGAGTTGGCGGCCGCGGCGGCCAAAGTGCTGCGCGCCGCCGGACTGCGTCCGCATCTGCTGCCGGTTTCCGGGGCAGGACGGCCGCTGATCTCCAAAGGCTTCCTGCCGCAGGCCCGCCGACACGCCCAGAAGGTGGTGGCTGCGCTGCGCAAAGCCGACCCGGCCGGGCGCCTGCCGGTGCTGGGTTTTGAGCCTTCTGAGATCTACGCGCTGCGCGACGAATATTTGGATCTGCTGCCTGCTGAACAAGGCATGGCCGCACTGGCCAAGCGCACCTTCATGTTCGACGAGTTCCTGCTGCGCCAGCCGGATTATGGCCCGGCGCCACTGGAGACCCTGCGCACCGCGCTGGCGCCCGAAGACGCCGCGCCCGTGCTACTGCACGGCCACTGCTATCAGAAGAGCCAGCCGCCCGCTGATGACGGCCTGCCCACTGGGCAAGCCGCCACCGCCGTCTTGCTCAACGCGCTGGGCTACTCGGTGGAGCTAATCAATTCGGGTTGCTGCGGCATGGCCGGCTCCTTCGGCTACGAAGCCGAGCATTATGAGCTCTCCATGCAGATCGGCGAGCTGGCCTTGTTCCCGGCCGTGCGGGCGGCAGATGGCCGCCAGGTGGCCGCCTCCGGCCTCTCGTGCCGCGCCCAGATCGCCGGCGGGGTAGGCGTCCAGGCTCCGCACCCCCTCGAGCTGATCGCCGCCCGGCTGGCGGATTAGGCAACGGCTCAGCTTCCTGCCTTAGCTTGTTACTCTGTTAATTGCATATTAGCCTGTCCCCTGCCCCCTGTAGGCCCCATAACGGGCGGCATACCGCCCCGTTCGCCTCTTTGTACTTTCGCGTATCCTGCCCTTAGGAGGGTTGTCCCATGTTGAATAAGAAAAGAATACTGATCGCGCTGATTGGCCTGTTGCTGGGCAGTTCCTTGCTCACGGCTTGCGCCGGAGGCGCCCGCGTGGATATCGATGTGGACCCGGAAACCGGTCAGGGGACCATTGACATCTTCGGTGCCGACGGCCAGAATCAGCAGGATAGCG
Proteins encoded in this region:
- a CDS encoding FAD-binding protein, with amino-acid sequence MAQQLAQFAAQARQQDLGDIRLDAATRQLYSTDASIYQLRPLGVAFPRHEDELSGLLELAAREGLPVLPRGSGTSLAGQSIGPALVIDFTRHLNQVLEIEPDARRAWVQPGLVLNTFNRQTARHGLMFGPDPASADRATFGGMLGNNSTGAHSISYGMTADNVLALDVLLSDGSQAGLKSLPLKQAVQRAAGDTLEAQLYRQALRIREEGAEAIRRDWPRTWRRASGYSLNYLLPWSPSQPPLWTRTGAGEAYPPIPAGQINLAPLLVGSEGTLAVFKRIQVRLVPKPVFTVLGVVSYPGIAEACDAAPGLLALEPSAIELIPQAMIRLARSVPAYAKRLDFVKGDPEAILIIEFSGDTLAEAQAKLARLGPETVHAISPEQQDQVWSVRKVGLGLLMSRPGDAKPLPFIEDVAVPVEHLGQFVREFRAVLEANGTSGDFYAHASAGCLHVRPLINLKTLRGLEQMRAITQGVMAAAKRYGGAMSGEHGDGLSHGEWLKDTFEPQIIRLFDDLKRTADPQGRLNPGKAPDPQPMHENLRFGPDYQADPWLPVLDFGVQGGLGGAIEMCNGAGVCRKDGGVMCPSFQATREEMHSTRGRGNLLRAMISTGLPDAADAQRAAQQAAHAALDLCLECKGCKAECPSGVDMAKLKYDFLHNYYQTHRRPLRDYLFAYIGELGRLARPFAPLVNLLTHSAPGKFLAERLLGLAARRSLPVFTWRRAEVASLSAAEADVLVLSDPFSDLFYPELAAAAAKVLRAAGLRPHLLPVSGAGRPLISKGFLPQARRHAQKVVAALRKADPAGRLPVLGFEPSEIYALRDEYLDLLPAEQGMAALAKRTFMFDEFLLRQPDYGPAPLETLRTALAPEDAAPVLLHGHCYQKSQPPADDGLPTGQAATAVLLNALGYSVELINSGCCGMAGSFGYEAEHYELSMQIGELALFPAVRAADGRQVAASGLSCRAQIAGGVGVQAPHPLELIAARLAD